Part of the Vigna unguiculata cultivar IT97K-499-35 chromosome 3, ASM411807v1, whole genome shotgun sequence genome, aaaataaaatcatgtatATGTTCTTAGGTCTCCTTGTTATCAGGTCCTAGTAAAGAAAAACATGACGAGGCAAATACACCAAATATGGTCCAAACAGCATGCACATAAGGAAACACCTAATAAAAAACCGCTAAAAACTGAGGCTCATACGTTTTGAGTCAGATAAGATTGGAAGAGGTGGAAACACGTAAGCAAGGTTGAAACAGAACAGACTAGTTTTGATTTTTTGCACTTTTTCCACTTTTCAATTAGAGCCCACCTATGTTGTCCACTTCAACTCCCCAACCCAACTTCATTCTTATAAATACACTCGCACAATCCTGAATACTTCCTACACATCCTTCAAACTATGGCTCTAACACTTCGTTCTTCAGTTTGTTTTATTAATCAGAAAGAAACCAAAATCCTTAAAACTTCTGATGATGTCCCTGCGATAATTAGTTTTGCAAAGGTTAAGCCATCGTTCCGTCTCCGAGTGAAAAATTCCATGCAAGAAGCACGCCCCACACGCGACAACAGCTCTGAAGCAAGGAGAAACGAAAAATGGGAGAAGGTGCATGCTCCTTCGGTGGCTCATAGTCACAGTGATTCGAAGAGGGTACCTGTGTATGTGATGCTGCCACTAGACACTGTAACAGTGGGAGGAAGCTTGAACAAGCCTAGAGCAATGAATGCAAGTTTGATGGCCCTGAAGAGTGCAGGAGTGGAAGGCGTAATGGTGGATGCTTGGTGGGGTTTGGTGGAAAAAGACGGGCCTTTGAAGTACAATTGGGAACCCTATGTCGAGCTTGTGCAGATGGTACAAATGCATGGTTTGAAGCTTCAAGTTGTTATGTCTTTCCATCAGTGTGGGGGGAATGTTGGAGACACTTGCAGGTACCACAATATAATACTTTTGaaagttctttttttcttttttatttgccCCTAGTTGTAAATTTATGttattgcattttatttttcagcATTCCTCTACCACCatgggtgcaggaagaaatcaGCAAGAACCCTGACCTGGTTTACACAGACAGATCAGGGAGGAGGAATCCTGAGTACATCTCATTGGGCTGTGATTCACTTCCTATTCTAAGAGGAAGGACTCCCCTCCAAGTGTACGCAGACTACATGAGAAGCTTTCGTGACAGATTCGGAGATTACTTAGGCAGCGTTATCGTGGTAAGTACTTCAGCAACTACTGCTGCCAACTATTACAGATTTACCATTAAGTTTTGAGTTTGAAGTGAGCGTTATGTAATAAAGTTTTGTTCTCCTTTATGAGCacttatatataaagaaaaagaaaagaaaagataaactCCCATAAAATGATTGGACTTTATATCCATTAAGGCTTAATAGACGTAACAAGGGGGAACTTGGAACTCCTTGCAATTTCCACGTCTTTTTTCCCATTTCTCTGCATTGAAAGAAATCTGAATATATAAGACGAACACTTTTACAGGAAATACAAGTTGGCATGGGTCCATGTGGAGAACTGAGATATCCATCGTATCCAGAAGCAAATGGAACTTGGAGGTTTCCCGGAATTGGAGAATTCCAATGTTATGACAAGGTATTAAAAATGTGCATAAATTTAAACTTCTTTTGTACATTAATCCAAAAGCATGATTAAATTGGTAAGGTTTGGTAACCATTGGTTCCTAATGACTTATGACGAAGATATTACAATGAggatagaaaaaaattgaaaaatatctaTGGACTACTAAAATGACCTGTTTGTCGTGCAGTATATGAAAGCGTCCTTGGCAGCAGCAGCCGAGGCCATTGGAAAGAAAGAATGGGGAGGAGGTGGACCCCATGACTCTGGCCAGTACAATCAATTTCCTGAGGATACCGGATTTTTCAGAAGGGAAGGGACATGGAACACCGAATATGGACGGTTCTTTCTAGAATGGTACTCTGGTAAATTGCTAGAACATGGTGAGAAGATTCTCGTATCAGCCAAAGGAATATTCGATACATCAGGGGTGAAACTATCAGGGAAAGTTGCTGGAATCCATTGGCACTACAGAGCAAGGTCACACGCAGCTGAACTAACTGCTGGCTACTATAACACGCGAAATAACGATGGGTATATGCCCATAGCCAGAATGCTGGCAAAGCATGGAGTTGTCTTCAATTTCACCTGCATGGAAATGAAAGACAGAGAGCAGCCTGACTTTGCTAACTGCTCACCTGAAGGGTTGGTTAGTCAGGTGAAGATGGCAACAAAAACAGCTAGAGCAGAACTTGCTGGAGAAAACGCATTGGAGAGATATGATGCAGATGCATATGCTCAAGTTTTATCTACAAGTAAATCCGAATCCGGCAACGGATTGGCAGCATTCACTTATCTAAGAATGAACAAGAGGTTGTTTGAAGGTGATAACTGGCGGCACCTGGTGGATTTTGTAAGAAGCATGTCTGAAGGCGGTAGGAGAGAGAGACTTCCGGCGTCTGATTCCCATGGGAGTGATCTTTATGTTGGCCACATCAAATCAACACAGGAGAAGCACACACAAGAGGCCGTTCTTGTGTAAACGTATAAAATAGCAAGCTCAGGCATCTTGGTGTATAGTTTAAAGCAACacagtatattttttttatagaaaaagaggaaaaaaaacgAGAGAACTCTGGCATATACCATGCCAACACCTGAGATGATCGAGAAgatattatttcatttcatgATAATGTATATAGCTCCAAGTACAATGGAGAAAATACTTAGTCTGCTTACGTTATAAACCCAATAATACTGATATCGTATCTCTATGCTCCATTTGTCACTtctaatttcattaattaatccCCAGAAAAACATCTACAGAAACTCACTAATGTCATTGCTTTCTCTCATTCTTTAATATCAGTATAACGTAAGTAAATGACAAtgttgaaagagaaaaatctGCTAACATTACTGTGTGTCTCAAGATTCAATCAATAACAACCTTTGCTACAACAAAATAACACTATTCCAAGAAGAAACCAGTAAAATAGCAAGAGGCTTTTCAACGATTTGCTAACTACTCaggaaataatttataataggTTTATCAACAATTTTGGAAGATATCGGATTAGTCCAAAGACAAATTCCTGTAAAGTTGAATTTACACGACATTACTTAGCAAATTTTAACAGGCATTGTGTATTTAATGTTCATCAGAAAAAAGAAGACAATTTTTAGACAACATTGTCACGTGAAAATCTCATATCAGATGATCCATCTCCGTCATGGTAAGTTAATAATAACTGCAACAACCAATGTTGTAAAGGAATTTGCTGTCTAAATAAGAAATCCATGCATTATAAATCAgcatctctttctctcttataCTACCgcaataaaatagaaaacatgaaaCTAATAACGAAGGGAATTACTTGAAGCATTAGGTAAACAACCGAGTGAAACTATGAGTAGCGAACGGATTCAACAGAAAATATAAAACGAACGAATCCAGGCACTTTTTTACATGATTCTCTGAAATAATACAGAGATGATTGAACGGAGTAACGTTTAAGGAAAGGTACAGCAGTTTGTGCATATTAAAGGATTGAGAAGCAACCCCATCCTAAACCACTAGATTAGAAAATTGTTAGGGAAAAGTGGTGAGTTTATAAGGCACACAGAGCGTAGGAAACGAaactgaattgaaaaaaaagaagaagatatagCTGATTCAAATCAAGAATgtgaggaagaggaagagggaGACGGAGGGTTTCCGCGACGGAGATCTTCGATTAGTTGAGAGAGCTCTTTGCGAGATGATTCTCTGCCAAACATGAAGCCATACCTAAGAGAAGGACAGCGAGGAATGTGATAAAAGTGTTTACAACAGAATTGGCAGTGAGTGCGAATGAATTTGAATCGTATTACCAGAAAGAAATGGCGGAGAACACGCCTGCAGTAGCAATGGTCTGAACCAGAGTGAG contains:
- the LOC114179691 gene encoding beta-amylase 3, chloroplastic-like translates to MALTLRSSVCFINQKETKILKTSDDVPAIISFAKVKPSFRLRVKNSMQEARPTRDNSSEARRNEKWEKVHAPSVAHSHSDSKRVPVYVMLPLDTVTVGGSLNKPRAMNASLMALKSAGVEGVMVDAWWGLVEKDGPLKYNWEPYVELVQMVQMHGLKLQVVMSFHQCGGNVGDTCSIPLPPWVQEEISKNPDLVYTDRSGRRNPEYISLGCDSLPILRGRTPLQVYADYMRSFRDRFGDYLGSVIVEIQVGMGPCGELRYPSYPEANGTWRFPGIGEFQCYDKYMKASLAAAAEAIGKKEWGGGGPHDSGQYNQFPEDTGFFRREGTWNTEYGRFFLEWYSGKLLEHGEKILVSAKGIFDTSGVKLSGKVAGIHWHYRARSHAAELTAGYYNTRNNDGYMPIARMLAKHGVVFNFTCMEMKDREQPDFANCSPEGLVSQVKMATKTARAELAGENALERYDADAYAQVLSTSKSESGNGLAAFTYLRMNKRLFEGDNWRHLVDFVRSMSEGGRRERLPASDSHGSDLYVGHIKSTQEKHTQEAVLV